The Nocardioides marmorisolisilvae genomic interval CGGTCCCGCTCGCCGAGGAGGCCGACGAGGCGCCCGCCCCGCGGATGCCGCCCCCGCCACCGCCGCCGCATGCGGCTGCACCGCCGGCCGCCGAGGCAGTGCCCGAGCTCGAGAGCGAGCCCGAGCCTGCTCCGGTGGCCGCGCCTGAGGAAGAGCCGGAGGACGCGACCCCGGAGGTGGCGTCCGAGGCTGCGCCCGCCGAGGCACCTGCGACCGAGTCCGAGCCAGTCGCTGAGCCCGAGACAGTCGCTGTGCCCGAGGCCCAGCCTGAGGCTGAGCCCGAGGCTGAGGCCGATGCAGCGCCCGAGGCAGATGCAGCGCCTGTGACCGAGCCTCAGGAAACGGCCGGGGCTGAGGAGGCCGAGGGTGACGACTCGGAGTCCGAGCACACCGACCCGTCGCCGGACGCTCCCGCCGTACCGCAGCAACCGGACGACTCGGTGTCCGATCCCGCCCAGACCGAGCTCCAGCTCGACCTTCCCCTGAACCCGGAGGCCGACCAGTCATGACCCACCACCAGCCTGCCCGCCGTACCCACGAGGGGAGCACGCCGTGAGTGTCGCCGTCGTCTGGCTGACGATCTTCGTGCTCAGCGTGTTCGTCGGCATCGAGGTGATCTCGAAGGTGTCCTCGACGCTGCACACGCCGCTGATGTCCGGCGCCAACGCGATCCACGGCATCATCCTGCTCGGCGCGATCCTCGTCACCGGGAGCACCGACAACACCGCTGCGGTGATCGTCGGGGTGATCGCCATCGTGCTCGCCTCGGTGAACATGGTCGGCGGCTTCGTGGTCACCGACCGGATGCTGCAGATGTTCACCCAACGCAAGAAGCCGGCCGCGAAGCCTGCGTCGAACGACAGCGCGGCGGGCTCCAAGGGGGCGAGCGCCTGATGCTGCCCACCTGGGTCCAACTCGTCTACCTCGCCTGCGCGGTCTGCTTCATCCTTGCGCTCAAGGGTCTTTCCGGACCGAAGACCGCGCGCAACGGCAACCTGGTCGGCGCCGTCGCTGCTGTGGTGGCGGTGATCACCCCGTTCGTGGTGAAGAACCCCGCTACCGGTGAGCACCTGCACCACGTCCCGCTCATCGTCGCCGCGATCGTGGTCGGCACCATCGGCGGCGTCTATGGCGCCCAGAAGGTGCAGATGACGCAGATGCCGCAGATGGTGGCGCTGTTCAACGGCGTCGGCGGTGGCGCGGCAGCACTCGTCGCCCTGCTCGAGCTGCATGAGCACCTGGCCGCCCATGAGAGCGAGAACTGGTTCGTGTGGGCGGCGACGGCCTTCACGATCGTCGTCGGCGCGGTCTCGTTCGCCGGCTCCGCGGTCACCTTCGCGAAGCTGCAGGAGCTGATGACCTCGCGGCCGGTCACCTTCCCCGGCCTGCGCTATCTCTTCGCGATCACGCTGGCCGCCGCGGTGGTGCTGTCGGTGCGGCTGGTCATCGTCCAATCCATGTGGCTCGGCATCGTGCTCGGGCTGATCGGCCTGCTCTTCGGCCTGCTGCTGGTCCTGCCGGTCGGCGGTGCCGACGTACCCATCGTCATCTCACTGCTCAACGCGTTCACCGGTCTGACCGTGGCCGCGGGCGGCTACGTGCTGTCCAACACCGTGCTCCTCGTCGGCGGCACCCTGGTCGGCGCGTCCGGAACCTTCCTGACCCTGCTGATGGCCAACGCGATGGGCCGCTCGGTCACCAACATCCTGTTCGGGGCGCTCAAGGGCGGCTCGACGCTGGGTGGCGGCGAGGCCTCGGACCGGCCGGTGAAGTCGCTGCAGCCGGCCGACGCGGCGATCCTGCTCGGGTACGCCGAGCGGGTCATCATCGTCCCCGGCTACGGGCTCGCGGTCGCGCAGGCGCAGCACTCGCTGCGTGAGCTGGTCGACGTGCTCGGCGAGCGCGGCACCACGGTCGACTATGCGATCCACCCGGTCGCGGGCCGGATGCCCGGACACATGAACGTGCTGCTCGCCGAGGCCCAGGTGCCCTACGAGCAGCTCAAGGAGATGGACGACATCAACGGCGACTTCAAGGACGCCGACGTGGTGCTCGTCGTGGGTGCCAACGACGTGGTCAACCCGGCTGCGAAGACGACCCCGGGCGCCCCGATCTACGGCATGCCGATCCTGCACGCCGACGAGGCGAAGAACATCATCTTCATGAAGCGCTCCATGCGTCCCGGGTTCGCCGGCATCGAGAACGAGCTGCTCTTCGACGAGAAGACCCAGCTG includes:
- a CDS encoding NAD(P) transhydrogenase subunit alpha part 2, which codes for MSVAVVWLTIFVLSVFVGIEVISKVSSTLHTPLMSGANAIHGIILLGAILVTGSTDNTAAVIVGVIAIVLASVNMVGGFVVTDRMLQMFTQRKKPAAKPASNDSAAGSKGASA
- a CDS encoding NAD(P)(+) transhydrogenase (Re/Si-specific) subunit beta, producing the protein MLPTWVQLVYLACAVCFILALKGLSGPKTARNGNLVGAVAAVVAVITPFVVKNPATGEHLHHVPLIVAAIVVGTIGGVYGAQKVQMTQMPQMVALFNGVGGGAAALVALLELHEHLAAHESENWFVWAATAFTIVVGAVSFAGSAVTFAKLQELMTSRPVTFPGLRYLFAITLAAAVVLSVRLVIVQSMWLGIVLGLIGLLFGLLLVLPVGGADVPIVISLLNAFTGLTVAAGGYVLSNTVLLVGGTLVGASGTFLTLLMANAMGRSVTNILFGALKGGSTLGGGEASDRPVKSLQPADAAILLGYAERVIIVPGYGLAVAQAQHSLRELVDVLGERGTTVDYAIHPVAGRMPGHMNVLLAEAQVPYEQLKEMDDINGDFKDADVVLVVGANDVVNPAAKTTPGAPIYGMPILHADEAKNIIFMKRSMRPGFAGIENELLFDEKTQLLFGDAKDTMGKLLNAVKAL